The proteins below come from a single Candidatus Delongbacteria bacterium genomic window:
- a CDS encoding response regulator transcription factor, with translation MSHPLRIALAEDNSSLAALILEKLALFPERLNCLFHAANGALLLERLAEHAAVDVVLMDIEMPVLDGIQTTEKLVARHPHIRVLVLTVFDDERRISEAVRAGAAGYLLKDEPPDRLLEAIEAVARGEGALSAAVTGRTLALLRDPTRVPTGQSADTSILSPRELAVLAQLATGLTHREIASNLFIAPATVRKHIENLYRKLEVSGRIPAIDKARKLGLL, from the coding sequence GTGAGCCACCCATTGCGCATCGCACTGGCCGAAGACAATTCCAGTCTGGCGGCCCTGATCCTGGAGAAGCTGGCGCTGTTTCCCGAACGGCTGAACTGCCTCTTTCATGCCGCCAATGGAGCCCTGCTGCTGGAGCGCCTGGCCGAGCATGCCGCCGTGGACGTGGTCTTGATGGACATCGAAATGCCCGTGCTGGATGGCATCCAGACCACCGAAAAGCTTGTGGCACGCCACCCGCACATCCGGGTGCTCGTGCTGACCGTCTTCGATGATGAACGCCGCATTTCGGAGGCCGTGCGCGCGGGAGCCGCAGGCTATCTGCTGAAGGACGAACCGCCGGATCGCCTGCTGGAGGCGATCGAAGCGGTGGCCCGCGGCGAGGGCGCCCTCTCGGCGGCCGTGACCGGACGCACCCTGGCGCTGTTGCGTGATCCAACGCGCGTGCCGACCGGGCAGTCTGCCGACACGTCCATCCTGAGCCCGCGCGAACTGGCCGTGCTGGCCCAGTTGGCCACCGGCCTGACCCACCGCGAGATCGCGTCAAACCTGTTCATCGCGCCCGCCACCGTGCGCAAGCACATCGAAAACCTCTACCGCAAGCTGGAGGTCAGCGGCCGGATCCCCGCCATCGACAAGGCCCGCAAGCTGGGCCTGCTCTGA
- a CDS encoding NAD(P)-binding protein — MTSTDVLIVGTGISGLGCRALLQDQRDVLTLEAADRPGGLTRVFRVGEFIFDSVVHVLRFRDPELWRFAQLLCPDGFHHFPRINHVWQAGVQLDYPYQYHAGQLPEAIRKACLEGYIHNPWATAQDTRTFRDWLLKNFGPGFYEHFFHPYNLKLYGVGPECLEGERMTWLIPDGDRERVLEGSRDTVAAGAAGSQLAYPRGTLGIETLCHGAVGLAESPILVNQQVVHLDLAQRVLQVSSGQRYAYRELVSSIPLPGLLALIPDLDHEIAALGRSLKAVPLQVAEVGIEGEEHALAGQWSYFPDPDIPFYRLTRLEHVSPELCPAGHSALLLESSAAQPLVRDEVEGALRRVGMLAGTRVVHYRVRRIPAGYVLFEPGVVARVRRILEHLRERHVHPIGRYGRWDYMDIEGALATGLETAAFLRGGQLRSLLGSVPGM, encoded by the coding sequence ATGACATCCACTGATGTCCTGATCGTCGGAACCGGCATCAGTGGGCTGGGTTGCCGCGCGCTTCTGCAGGATCAGCGGGATGTCCTCACGCTCGAGGCGGCCGATCGTCCGGGCGGGTTGACCCGTGTGTTCCGCGTGGGTGAGTTCATCTTCGATTCGGTCGTCCATGTGCTGCGCTTCCGCGATCCCGAACTCTGGCGATTCGCGCAGTTGCTCTGTCCGGACGGCTTTCACCACTTCCCGCGGATCAACCATGTCTGGCAGGCCGGAGTCCAGCTCGACTACCCGTACCAGTATCACGCGGGGCAGTTGCCCGAAGCCATCCGCAAGGCCTGCCTGGAGGGGTACATCCACAACCCCTGGGCGACCGCCCAGGATACCAGGACCTTTCGAGACTGGTTGCTGAAGAACTTCGGTCCCGGTTTCTACGAGCACTTCTTCCACCCGTACAACCTCAAGCTCTACGGGGTGGGGCCTGAATGCCTCGAGGGCGAGAGAATGACCTGGCTGATCCCCGATGGCGATCGCGAGCGGGTGCTGGAAGGCAGCCGAGACACGGTGGCGGCGGGTGCGGCCGGAAGCCAGCTGGCCTATCCCAGAGGCACCCTGGGCATCGAGACGCTCTGCCACGGGGCGGTCGGGCTTGCCGAGTCGCCGATCCTCGTCAACCAGCAGGTGGTCCACCTGGACCTGGCTCAGCGAGTGCTGCAGGTGAGCTCCGGCCAGCGCTATGCCTATCGGGAGCTGGTCAGTTCGATCCCTCTGCCGGGCTTGCTGGCGCTGATTCCGGATCTGGATCACGAGATCGCGGCCCTGGGGCGCAGCCTTAAAGCGGTGCCCCTCCAGGTGGCCGAGGTGGGCATCGAGGGCGAGGAACATGCCCTGGCCGGCCAGTGGAGCTACTTTCCCGACCCCGACATTCCTTTCTATCGGCTGACCCGGCTGGAGCATGTCTCACCCGAGCTGTGCCCGGCCGGGCATTCGGCCTTGCTGCTTGAAAGCTCCGCGGCCCAGCCTCTTGTCAGGGACGAGGTCGAAGGGGCGCTCAGGCGCGTGGGGATGCTGGCCGGCACCCGGGTGGTGCATTACCGTGTCCGCCGGATTCCCGCGGGCTATGTGCTCTTCGAGCCCGGCGTCGTGGCCAGGGTCCGGCGGATTCTTGAGCATCTGCGCGAGAGGCACGTGCATCCGATCGGACGTTATGGACGCTGGGATTACATGGACATCGAAGGCGCGCTGGCCACGGGGCTGGAGACAGCGGCCTTCCTGCGGGGCGGCCAGCTGAGGAGTCTGCTGGGCAGCGTGCCGGGCATGTGA
- a CDS encoding NAD(P)-dependent oxidoreductase, which produces MKINDRALVTGGAGFLGRHLSRALAEAGWQVTVLDDLSAESSRFDVPELDHAGIDCIRGSTLDRELCQSLVRSHHAILHLASVVGVERTMSQVVPTMLNLQGTLCVTEALSPSQVILFTSSADIYGLHSRLYSGPMEEEQLTVYEHPLVNRWIYPKIKALEENLIALAACRRVIIRVFNCYGPEMDIPGPRRVVPQFIENIRHREPIRLHGGGDQIRAFCHYSDTIRGILLALEHARKGSADQPWVFNIGGEDGLSIRQLAARLIRIAQELDCLESALPIVECPDFYSCAFDDTWHRTPDLSRAKKILGYRPHVGLDEGLRATMIQQLSLSHDIH; this is translated from the coding sequence ATGAAGATCAACGACCGTGCATTGGTGACCGGCGGCGCCGGTTTCCTTGGACGCCATCTGAGCCGCGCGCTCGCCGAGGCGGGCTGGCAGGTCACGGTACTCGACGATCTGTCGGCCGAGAGCAGCCGCTTCGATGTGCCCGAACTGGATCACGCGGGCATCGACTGCATTCGGGGATCCACGCTTGACCGGGAACTCTGCCAGTCCCTGGTGAGGTCACACCATGCCATCCTGCATCTGGCCAGCGTGGTGGGCGTGGAGCGGACCATGAGCCAGGTCGTGCCGACCATGCTCAATCTTCAGGGGACCCTCTGTGTGACGGAAGCGCTGTCGCCGTCACAGGTGATCCTCTTCACCTCCTCGGCCGACATCTATGGGCTGCATTCCCGTCTGTACTCGGGACCGATGGAAGAAGAGCAGCTGACGGTCTATGAGCATCCTCTGGTCAACCGCTGGATCTATCCCAAGATCAAGGCGCTCGAAGAAAATCTGATCGCCCTTGCCGCCTGCCGCAGAGTCATCATCCGGGTCTTCAACTGTTATGGCCCCGAGATGGACATTCCCGGCCCGCGCCGCGTGGTGCCCCAGTTCATCGAGAACATTCGCCACCGCGAGCCGATCCGGCTGCACGGTGGCGGCGATCAGATCCGGGCATTCTGTCACTACTCCGACACCATCCGCGGCATTCTGCTGGCGCTCGAGCATGCCCGCAAGGGCTCCGCGGATCAGCCCTGGGTCTTCAACATCGGCGGGGAAGACGGCCTCAGCATCCGCCAGCTCGCGGCCCGGCTGATCCGGATCGCGCAGGAACTGGACTGCCTCGAGTCGGCCCTGCCGATCGTGGAGTGCCCGGACTTCTATTCCTGCGCATTCGACGACACCTGGCACCGCACGCCGGACCTGAGCCGGGCGAAGAAGATTCTGGGCTACCGACCACACGTCGGCCTGGACGAGGGTCTGCGTGCCACGATGATCCAGCAGCTGTCGCTCAGTCATGACATCCACTGA
- a CDS encoding zinc ribbon domain-containing protein: protein MPRYDYVCPENGRTLEVSHAMSEHLDTWGELARMAGEDPGDTPETSPVERVFSIPMFTTSGSSGSGSCGPSGFS from the coding sequence ATGCCTCGATACGACTATGTCTGCCCGGAAAACGGCCGCACGCTGGAAGTCAGCCATGCCATGAGCGAGCACCTGGACACCTGGGGCGAGCTGGCCCGCATGGCCGGTGAAGATCCCGGGGACACTCCGGAGACCAGTCCCGTGGAGCGGGTCTTCAGCATTCCCATGTTCACCACGTCCGGCAGCTCGGGCTCCGGATCCTGCGGTCCCAGCGGATTCTCCTGA